The following are encoded in a window of Brevibacillus sp. DP1.3A genomic DNA:
- the lgt gene encoding prolipoprotein diacylglyceryl transferase, producing MIDPIAIAIGPLKIHWYGIIMGLAFFLGTYLARYNSKRSGIDPDHVLNMVVLIIPAAIVCARLYYVTFEWEQYEDNPLDIFAVWQGGLAIHGGLIGGVLAGSWYIRKHNLPFLRLADIFMPSVILGQAIGRWGNFINQEAHGGPVSAEFMEKFPAFIREQMFIGGQYYHPTFLYESIWNLFVFAVLMFMLYRFKKFDGQVLFSYMILYSLGRFYIEGMRTDSLLIADTLRVAQLVSLCLIAAGVILMLVFARKNKQTGHSQNSIE from the coding sequence ATGATTGATCCGATCGCAATTGCAATCGGCCCCTTAAAGATTCACTGGTATGGCATTATTATGGGGCTGGCGTTTTTCTTGGGTACTTATCTCGCGCGCTACAATTCCAAACGTTCTGGCATTGATCCTGATCACGTCTTGAACATGGTGGTTCTGATCATTCCAGCAGCCATCGTTTGTGCAAGATTGTATTATGTAACGTTTGAATGGGAGCAGTACGAAGACAATCCACTGGACATCTTCGCAGTTTGGCAAGGCGGCTTGGCTATTCACGGTGGATTAATCGGTGGTGTTCTGGCAGGAAGCTGGTATATTCGAAAACATAATCTGCCGTTCCTTCGTTTGGCTGACATTTTTATGCCGAGTGTCATTTTGGGTCAAGCCATCGGACGTTGGGGAAACTTTATCAACCAGGAAGCGCACGGTGGTCCCGTCTCTGCTGAGTTTATGGAAAAGTTCCCCGCATTCATCCGCGAACAAATGTTTATCGGCGGACAATATTACCACCCTACGTTTTTGTATGAATCGATCTGGAACCTTTTCGTTTTCGCCGTTCTCATGTTCATGCTGTACCGATTCAAAAAATTCGACGGACAGGTCTTGTTCAGCTACATGATCCTGTATTCACTCGGTCGCTTCTACATTGAGGGAATGCGTACAGACAGCTTGTTAATAGCAGATACTCTGCGTGTCGCTCAATTAGTCAGTCTGTGCTTAATTGCTGCTGGTGTCATCCTGATGCTCGTGTTTGCACGCAAAAACAAGCAGACAGGACATTCCCAAAACTCGATTGAATAA